The genomic window GGAGTTTCTAAAATATAATCAGATTCATACATTTCATTTTTACCCATATAAGTGATTATAAGGTGGGAAATACTAAGAAAACGCTTACCAACTCTAGCAAGAAACTCTTTAAGACATTTCTCACCCTCCCAGTTTTATCTATTTAATTATGTTTACCTACCTAATTCATACGATAAGCTTTAGGAGTCATGCCAGTTAATTGTCGAAACTGTTTACTCAAATGACTGTGACTACTAAACCCACAATTTAAAGCAATATCTAGAATAGATTGATTAGTTTGCTTTAATAATTGTTTAGCCCGTTCTATTCGTTGCTCGATTAAGTATTGATGAGGAGATAAGCCAATAGATTGCTTGAATAAACGACTAAAATGAAATTGACTAATATCAAGTAATTGCGCTAAATTTTCTAGTTTAATATTTTCGTCAAGATGAGCATCAATATAGTCAAAAACTTGGCTGAGTTGATAAGGGGATAATCCTCCTTGATAAGTTGGTAATATAGGTTTAGTTGTGCTATGATTTCGGATAAGATTTACCGCTAAAATATTAGCTAAAGAGTCAAAATAAAGTTGATTGTTAGACACTTCTTTTTGACATTCTTCAAGCAGCATCATCGTAATTCCTTGAATATGGGAATCATGCACCTGAAATTGAGGAATAAGTTGAAAAAAGTTACTATCACCATTAATGGTTTCTTGAGCAATATTCTGTAAAAACTCGGTTTTAATTTGAATCTGTAAACAATTTTCTTGACCTTTCCATTGAACAAATAAAGGGACATTAGCAGGGGTAATCAATAGTTCCCCAGGACGATATAACCCGTTGTAACTCACACCATCCTGAATCTGCAAATACTCCAGGGGACGTTGGGAGAGGGAGATAAATATAGTATGTTTATCCTGACAAAAATAGTTACCTTCTCCGGGTGGGTTGCGAAGGTGTTCAACGTGAATGTCTTCGGGCTGTTGCCTTTGTTTTGGTAAATGAGTCGGGTTCATGCTTTTTGACTAAATTATAGGCAAGAAATTGAAAATTGACCGCAAGATTGTTCAAGTAAAGCAAGAATGAGATAGTTTCTCAACGAGAAAATCTCTAAGCTGAGATTGTTGTTACGAAAGAGAAATAACCATGAAACTCGTCGTATTTGGCGCAACTGGCAATGTGGGTCAACAGGTAGTAAAACAAGCACTTGAACAAGGCCATGAGGTAACAGGGTTTGCACGAAACCCCCTCAAACTTGATATTAAGCACCCCAAACTGACGCTATTTCAGGGAGACGTGATGGACAGCGCAAGGGTAGAACAGGCACTACAAGGTCAAGACATAGTGGTGTGTACCTTGGGTTCTGGAAAAAAGTTAAGCGGGACAGTTCGCTCACAAGGCACTCAAAACATTATCCTAGCAATGAAAAAATGTGGGATGAAACGGTTAATCTGTCAAACGACGTTAGGACTGGGTGAGAGTTGGGGAAGTCTCAATTTTTACTGGAAATATATTATGTTTGGATTCATTTTGCGGAATGTGTTTGCAGACCATCAACAACAAGAAGAGACGGTACAAAACAGTGGTTTAGAGTGGACGATTATTCGACCAGCAGCGTTTATAGACGGTGTGCGTACAGGGCAGTATCGGCACGGTTTTCCAGGAACGGATAAGACATCAAAACTGAAAATTACACCGGCTGATGTAGCAGATTTCATTTTGAAGCAATTGGTTAATGATTTCTATCTTTATCAAGCCCCTAGTTTATCTTATTAAATTAATAAAAGGAGTTTTTCATGTTAACAGACTTAATCTTACCCATTGCCTTGAGTATGGCTACCCTTTTCTGTTCTTTGGTGGCTGGATTTTTGTTTGCTTTTGTGTTAGTAGTTATGCCTGGAATACAACGTTTAAACGACCGAGAATTTATCCGTGCTTTTCAGGTAATAGATGGCATTATTCAGAACAATCAGCCAATTTTTGTCCTTGTTTGGGTTGGTTCAGTGGTATTTTTAATCGCTTCTGCTGTGCTTGGTATTGGGCAATTGAACGAATTTGTCCCTCTGCTGATTATCTGTGCGTTGGTTTACATTTTTGGGGTTCAATTACCGACTTTCATGATTAATGTTCCCTTGAATAATAAACTACAAACTTGGAATGTTATCAATATGAATGAAACCACATTAAAAACAGCACGTTTAAACTTTGAAATCCCTTGGAATCGATGGAATACAATCAGGACATTTTTTGCCTGTTTGACATCTACCTTGTTAATCATTCTACTATTAGAAATTTGACCAAGATAGAGAAAGTTTTTATAAAAGGGAGTGAGTGTTTTTTACTCACTCCTCTTATGATTGAATTGGATTAAATGTTACAGTAATTTCTTGTTTTCTTGTTAAACACATAGCGATACTTTTTTCATAATAAGCTGCTTCATTAATAAACACAGGATAAACTATACTATCTCCTTGATAAGTAATTATTTCTCCGTTAAAAGTAATAAATAAAGGATCACCAAAATTAATCGGGTGATAATCTTTTGATTGTAAATTAGGATGAATCATTGCTGTTATTTCTTCTCCATTTCTGGGATAATCAATTTTTTCAAAGACTTCATAAATTACTAAATTATGACTTTTTGGCTCAATTTGATTTTGATTATATTTATCCAAATAATCTAATAAACTATAAATAAGTTGTTCAGTTTTTATAAACAATTCTGCTTTTAAAACCCCTTGAGGAATTGATCCTATTTCAATACTTAACCCTAATTCTGTATTACTTCGTAATAACTTATTGGTGTCGGTTGAAGCATAGTATAAAACCTTAAGTTCAGGATAAATTAAACTTAAATAACTACATAATTGTAAATGAAAATCATTTTTATCAGAAAGAATAATCGTTAATCCCATAGCAGAAGTTGTACTATGAATATCAACCAAAAAATTAATCTGATTATTTCTCAGCTTTTGATGAATCGTTTTAGCCAAAAGTTGCTCATATAAAATATTATCTAAATTTTCTATATCTTCTGAAGCAAAACATCGATTAAGATCAATTTCTGTATATCTAACACTCAATTTTATTGCTTTGGGATTAGATAAAAATGGAAAGACTTTCACGGTTTCTCGTTCAAGTAAATGGGGATTCTTGAGGAACTTTTTAATTAAATAAATTCCTGTCAATTCGTTGCCATGAGTACCACCAAAAAGAGCAACTTTTTCAATTTTTTTGACCATAGAATTCCCTAAACTAAAATGGTTGATTATTACTTTTTACTGTGGTAATTGCCGTTTTAAGGCTTCTAAACCCGACCAACGACTGTCAATAATCGGTTCATGATCATTAGTTTTTGCAGTTGGGGGTTGACAATCTTTACCGCATAGTTGTCTTAATGGAATGGTTAAAGATAATTGTTCGTACAGCCAACTTTGAGGATCAAAATGACCTTGGGGGGATAAACTTTCTGATAAATCTTCCCAAGCAACTTCTCTTTCTTGGGGATAGTTATCCCCTAAATCTGCATCTTTATCTAACCAAATAATTTCCGAGGTATCTAAACTCAGACGACGATTATACTGTTGTAAACAGCGATCGCAAGTTAAAGTAACAATGGTTTCTCCTTTAATACCCACTTCCAAAAAAGTTCCGCCATGACGGATCATCATTTTTCCTCGAAAGGGGGTTAAAGTTTCAAGTTCAGGGATAAAATCATCAAGTACAAGGGTTTGGGTACGATTGGGAGCCTGTAGTAAATGGGGAATATAAATTGCTTGCATAATCTTACGTTTTCCTCTTCTTGCATTTCATTTAGCTAGGGTGTTGACTCCCCTTGTGGATAACCAAGGGATAGGCTTCCTGGTGGTAGTTTTAGGGTAGTTTTTGACCCTGGAGATTGCAAAGAAACCTTTAATTCTCCCTGAGTGCTAACACCGATGATAGTTCCTGTTATACCTTCAATCATAACTTTACGCCCAACACTATCCAATATATCTATATAATTTCTCATTAAATTCTCAATTCCCTCTTTTAGATAAGACTCATAACCCTCGAAGACTCCATTAATGGTGATAGCGGACAAGGTTTCTAAACTGTCAATGTCATGGGGGTTAGGATAAGATTGAAGGGGAATCCCAGGATCGGGGACTTGATTAGACCAATTAATTCCTACACCAATGACACTGTGGGTAATCATCTTGTTGTGAATGCGGGTTTCGCTTTTAATTCCCCCTAACTTGCGTCCTTCTAAAATTAAATCGTTGGGCCATTTTAATTGGACTGGGAGTCTATAACGGCGTAAGCTTTGGGCGATCCCCCAAGCACTCAAAAGGGTTAAATGAGGAGCATTTTTAGCCTCAAGGTTTATGTTTAACCCAATAGAGAGATAAAGTCCCCCTGGGGAAGAAACCCAGGTTCTTCCCCATTGTCCTCGTCCTGCGGTTTGTTGAGAAGCTATAACAATGACAGGAAAAGGGTTTCCTCCTGCTAACAAGTCCCAAACCACTTGATTGGTCGACGTAACAGTATCAAAAATATGCAGAGGATAGGATGGCTGTTTTAAATCAGCGTTAATTTTTCTATGATCAAGTCTCATGGGATAAGGGTCTGGGGTGTGGGGTGTAGGAAATCATTAAAACAAAACTAAATCTTACCAATGCTTAAAAATCTTAGGGTTTATAGTTAAGTCTGCCCTGATTTCTATCTATAGTAGACAACGAATAAACCTAGATTACGAGGAGTAACCCACTTTGAAAAAGGTAGAAGCGATTATCCGACCCTTTAAATTAGACGAAGTGAAGATCGCTTTAGTCAATGCGGGAATTGTTGGGATGACAATTTCTGAAGTTCGAGGGTTTGGACGGCAAAAAGGACAAACTGAACGTTATCGCGGTTCCGAATATACCGTAGAATTCCTCCAAAAACTGAAGGTGGAAATTGTTGTTGAGGATCATCAGGTAGAAATGGTTATTGAAAAGCTGACGGCGGCCGCACGCACAGGAGAAATTGGAGATGGCAAGATTTTTGTTTCTCCTGTTGACCAAGTTATCCGCATTCGTACGGGAGAAAGTGATCTCGAAGCGATTTAAAGCTTCATGGGGACTTGGGATGTCCTAAGTCCTCTCTCTGTATTTACAGAGGTTCCTCACTCTTGCCTTGAAGACCATAATTCTTTTAATTGAGGTAACAAAAGGGCAAATGCTTGACCTCGATGGGATACATCCCGCTTCAGTTGGGGTGTCATCTGGGCAAAGGTTTGCCTGTATCGGGGGACATAAAAGATAGGATCATAGCCAAAACCGTCGGTTCCTTGGGGGGTTGTGAGGATTTCTCCTTGACAAATACCTTCCGTTTGTAGGGCAATGGAACCATCAGGACGAGCTACAGCGATCGCACAAACAAATTGAGCTTGCCGATGATCATTATTGCCTAACTCATTTAATAAGCGTTCAATTCTTTCTTGATCAGTGTTACCATATCGAGCAGAGTACAGTCCGGGCGCACCGTTGAGGGCGGCAACCACTAACCCTGAATCATCGGCGATCGCCCATTCTCCCAAACCTTTAGCGACTTGAGAGGCTTTAAGACAAGCGTTCTCAACAAAAGTTTCTCCAGTCTCTTCGATGTCTATTTCTGGTGGTTTTAGTTGCAACTCCCAATCTGATTCGATTAAATACTCTTGCATTTCTTGCAGTTTTCCAGGATTACCAGTAGCAACGATTAATTTTTGCTTCATTATTCTTTCTATCTTTTGAGAATCGTTTATATTAAAGAGAGACAGTATTTCTTTTCTTAGTTTAATCAATAAGAAAAGACCAGAAAGCCTCTCCTCAACATCTATCTCTCGTTATTTTGTCAGGTAATTAGGAAAATTGTATGATACTTATCAATTTTTTCTTCTAAAAGTTAGATATTCTTAATTATGCTCTCTATTACCTTGTGAACTATGTTGATGGATTTTTCTACTGATTCCCTCGTTTCCCATGAAAAAAAAAAGAAAGCGATTGATTTTGAAAAAATAACGAATGAGCAAAGTTTCTCTGATATTTTACACCATATTTTTTGGGGGATTTCTTCAGCTAATCAACAAGAATTTTTTGAATCATTAGTTTTCCATTTAACCCAAGTTTTGAAAATTGACTATGCTTTTATCAGTCAATTAGAAGGTGATGATGCGGTAAACACATTGGCGGGTTGTTTTAGGGGTAACAAATGTGATAATTGCGTTTATCAATTAAGCAATACTCCTTGTGAAATTGTTATCAAAGAAGGCAAGTACACTTGTTTTGATAATATAAAAAAAGTTTTTACTAATGATATTTTGATTCAAAAAAATAATATTGAAAGTTATATAGGCAGAGCTTTATATGATCAAACAGGTAAAATTATAGGTATCCTTTGTGTTATGAGTTGCTCTCCTCTACACAATGCTAAGTTATTACCCAAAATCATAGATATTTTTGCTATCAGTGCTGCTAGAGAACTAGAAAAAAAACAAGCTGATCAAGACCTTGATAAACTCAATAAAACCTTAGAAGAATTAGTACAAAAAAGAACCAATCAACTCGAAATAATTAATCAAAATTTACGTCGAGAAATTAAACGAAGGAAAAACACTGAATTCCAATTAATTAAACAAGAAAATAAATTTAAAGACCTCGTTTATAATATTGATAATGGAATTATTCTTGTTGATACAGAAGGAAAAATTAAATTTGCTAATCCTGCTGCTTTAGCTATTTTTGAACAACCCTTACAGAGTTTATTAGAATATGATTTTGGTATTCCTATTGTTAGTAATAAACCCGTGGAATTAGAAATTATTAAAGCTAAAAATAAAACAGGTTTTGTCGAAATGAATGTTACTTTCACTGAATGGGAAAAAGAATCAGTTTATTTGGTTTCTATTAGGGAAATTACTGAAAGAAAAAAAGCAGAAGAAGCACTGATAAAAGCTAAAGAAGAAGCTGACTTAGCTAACCAAGCCAAGACAGAGTTTTTGGCAAATGTCAGTCATGAACTTCGCACGCCGATGAATGCAATCTTAGGATTTGCTGAATTACTCAAATTAAAATTAAAAGCTCAAGAACCTCCTATCTATGAGTATATTGAGACTATTTATAATAGTAGCAATTCTCTGTTATCGTTGATTAACGATTTACTAGATATCAATCAAGTTGAAGCAGGAAAAATAGAATTAAATTATCATGGGTTTTCAGTTAGGACATTGCTGACAGAAATCATCAATATTTTTTCCAATCAAGCATCTAAACAACAATTACAATTATTGGTAGATATTCAGGATAATGTTCCAGAATTTATTAATTTTGATTCTCTACGATTACGTCAAATTTTAGTTAATCTCATTGGTAATTCCCTCAAGTTTACTAGCAAAGGTTACATTAAAGTTAGTCTTAGTATGCAGAATTTATATGGTAATTATGGTACTTTGAAAATTGAAGTACAAGATACAGGAATTGGGATTAAAGACGAAGATAAGCAGCAAATTTTTGAAGCTTTTATCCAAAGTCAAGGACAAGATAATTATCGCTATGGAGGGAACGGTTTAGGTTTATTTATTACTCAGAAAATTACAGAATTTTTAGGGGGAACCATCACCTTAGACAGTGAATGGGGAGAAGGCTCGACTTTTACTCTAATGTTTGCTGATGTGGAAATCGTTAATTCAACGAACGTTTTACAGCAGGAATCCTGTGAAATAACCCTTAATGATATTGAAACCATGACCATTTTAGTAGTTGATAATATTCCTGAGCATTGTGATTTAATTGAAGGATATTTTGTCGGAACTGAACATAATTTGATGTTTGCAAATCAGAAAGAAATAGCCATTAATTTTATAAAAAGTCATTGCGTTGATATTATACTTATGAACTTGGAATTTGATACTATTAATAATAGTTTAGAAGTCTTAAAAATTTTAAGAAGACAAAATAAAACACAATATACTCCTGTCATTTCAATGACGGATCTTCCTCTAGATATGGCTGAGAATCATCAAACTCTTTTTCAAGGAGTTCTCAAACAACCCATCCACTACTCTCAGCTTGTACAAGTTCTCAGTAAGATTTCGTTAGAAAAAGAAGAACCAAAAAGTAATATAGACTTTTCTCTAACAGCATCAGATTATCAAGTGATCACTAATGTATTTGATTTATTAGGAAAACTCCAAGAAATAGAAGAAGATTCCTGGAACCGAATTCGCCAAAGAATGATTCTATCAGAACTACAAACATTTGCTCATGATCTCGAACATTTAGGACAGACTTATAATTGTCCAATCCTCATGAACTATAGCGAAATTTTAGCCAATTATCTTAGTATCTTAGATATTGAACAGTTATCTAACACCTTAGAAAAGTTTCCGCAAATCAGAGTGAGTTTACTAGATTATTCTAATTGTGTAAATAGAGATTGGAACTCTCAACCCTAATTTTACTTCTATTTTGTAAGGAGGTTTCCTACTCATTGTAGGGAATGCTCTTGTCACTAAAAATCCCTATGTACCCCTTTTGATCAACCTCCGAGTAGTTATTTTAATCTTAAGTAACTATCTCTTGTATCATCAGGGGTTTTCCTGGGAAAATTATTAATGATCTCATGCTTTAAAAATTGAACAGTGAAATCGTATCAAAATGGTCAGTTAGAGTAGAAACTGGGTTTTACAATAGAAGATGATACAGAATCTGAAGATGAGGTGCTATGCTCTCACAAATTGTGCGTCCTCTGGTTAACACACAAGTTCGTCTCTTAGCGAACTCCCAAACCACTCAAACTACCTTAGTCGAAACCATTGCTCGTTGGTTAGGATATCTTGGGGTGGATGCGGAAGTGACCAAGTTATCCCCTGAGAGCGATCGCATTCATGTGGCCATCAAAGTAGGAAAACCTGATTCTTGTGATGATCGAGACTGGAATAATATTTTAACGAATCTGCGATCGCCTGCTCACCCTGAAAATAATGGTTTAAAATCTTCAGATAACTTTCATGAGTCTCATCAGCTACAAATTGCACGATTATTAGCTTATTTAATCCAAGTGAGTGATCCTCAACAAGAAATTACTTGGCCAGAAATAGAAAGTCAATTGATTGCTTTGAATCTTGATAATTCTATGTTATCTCGCATTAAATCCGCACTGAAAGTCCCTCAATCTCCAGATTTATTACAGAGTGTTGATCCCGATGTTGCTGCTGTAACGTTTCCCATTGCTGTTAAAATTGCTTGGTTTGATCAAGAAATTAATTCTCACGAAAATCACGCTCTTTCTACTTTATTAAGTGCGATGAAATAGCTTTCGATAATTTAAGTTCATATCTATCAGCACTGCTTAAGATGTCCTAGATTAATAACAATTTGGTCAATAATGTTTCTTAATTCTGATGCTGGTAAGTTTGATTGATTCACCATGATACTAAAAGCTAATTGCTCATAATTGGCTGGTTCAATATAACCTGATAAAGAGGATGACCCCGATAATGTTCCTGTTTTAGCTTGTACTTTTCCTTCCATAACTGTATCTTTAAACCGATTTTTTAGGGTTCCATTAATCCCACCTACCGCCAAAGAATTACGATAAATTTCAGCATCTGGTGTTTGTATCATTAGGGTGAGGAGATTAACCAATGCTGTGGGGGTAACTAAGTTATGACGGGATAACCCTGAACCATCTTTTAAGTGATATAAATTTGCTTCCAATCCTA from Crocosphaera subtropica ATCC 51142 includes these protein-coding regions:
- a CDS encoding AraC family transcriptional regulator; protein product: MNPTHLPKQRQQPEDIHVEHLRNPPGEGNYFCQDKHTIFISLSQRPLEYLQIQDGVSYNGLYRPGELLITPANVPLFVQWKGQENCLQIQIKTEFLQNIAQETINGDSNFFQLIPQFQVHDSHIQGITMMLLEECQKEVSNNQLYFDSLANILAVNLIRNHSTTKPILPTYQGGLSPYQLSQVFDYIDAHLDENIKLENLAQLLDISQFHFSRLFKQSIGLSPHQYLIEQRIERAKQLLKQTNQSILDIALNCGFSSHSHLSKQFRQLTGMTPKAYRMN
- a CDS encoding NAD(P)-dependent oxidoreductase; the protein is MKLVVFGATGNVGQQVVKQALEQGHEVTGFARNPLKLDIKHPKLTLFQGDVMDSARVEQALQGQDIVVCTLGSGKKLSGTVRSQGTQNIILAMKKCGMKRLICQTTLGLGESWGSLNFYWKYIMFGFILRNVFADHQQQEETVQNSGLEWTIIRPAAFIDGVRTGQYRHGFPGTDKTSKLKITPADVADFILKQLVNDFYLYQAPSLSY
- a CDS encoding DUF1772 domain-containing protein — protein: MLTDLILPIALSMATLFCSLVAGFLFAFVLVVMPGIQRLNDREFIRAFQVIDGIIQNNQPIFVLVWVGSVVFLIASAVLGIGQLNEFVPLLIICALVYIFGVQLPTFMINVPLNNKLQTWNVINMNETTLKTARLNFEIPWNRWNTIRTFFACLTSTLLIILLLEI
- a CDS encoding aspartoacylase; translated protein: MVKKIEKVALFGGTHGNELTGIYLIKKFLKNPHLLERETVKVFPFLSNPKAIKLSVRYTEIDLNRCFASEDIENLDNILYEQLLAKTIHQKLRNNQINFLVDIHSTTSAMGLTIILSDKNDFHLQLCSYLSLIYPELKVLYYASTDTNKLLRSNTELGLSIEIGSIPQGVLKAELFIKTEQLIYSLLDYLDKYNQNQIEPKSHNLVIYEVFEKIDYPRNGEEITAMIHPNLQSKDYHPINFGDPLFITFNGEIITYQGDSIVYPVFINEAAYYEKSIAMCLTRKQEITVTFNPIQS
- a CDS encoding YceD family protein yields the protein MQAIYIPHLLQAPNRTQTLVLDDFIPELETLTPFRGKMMIRHGGTFLEVGIKGETIVTLTCDRCLQQYNRRLSLDTSEIIWLDKDADLGDNYPQEREVAWEDLSESLSPQGHFDPQSWLYEQLSLTIPLRQLCGKDCQPPTAKTNDHEPIIDSRWSGLEALKRQLPQ
- a CDS encoding biotin--[acetyl-CoA-carboxylase] ligase is translated as MRLDHRKINADLKQPSYPLHIFDTVTSTNQVVWDLLAGGNPFPVIVIASQQTAGRGQWGRTWVSSPGGLYLSIGLNINLEAKNAPHLTLLSAWGIAQSLRRYRLPVQLKWPNDLILEGRKLGGIKSETRIHNKMITHSVIGVGINWSNQVPDPGIPLQSYPNPHDIDSLETLSAITINGVFEGYESYLKEGIENLMRNYIDILDSVGRKVMIEGITGTIIGVSTQGELKVSLQSPGSKTTLKLPPGSLSLGYPQGESTP
- a CDS encoding P-II family nitrogen regulator, translated to MKKVEAIIRPFKLDEVKIALVNAGIVGMTISEVRGFGRQKGQTERYRGSEYTVEFLQKLKVEIVVEDHQVEMVIEKLTAAARTGEIGDGKIFVSPVDQVIRIRTGESDLEAI
- the rdgB gene encoding RdgB/HAM1 family non-canonical purine NTP pyrophosphatase, whose protein sequence is MKQKLIVATGNPGKLQEMQEYLIESDWELQLKPPEIDIEETGETFVENACLKASQVAKGLGEWAIADDSGLVVAALNGAPGLYSARYGNTDQERIERLLNELGNNDHRQAQFVCAIAVARPDGSIALQTEGICQGEILTTPQGTDGFGYDPIFYVPRYRQTFAQMTPQLKRDVSHRGQAFALLLPQLKELWSSRQE
- a CDS encoding ATP-binding protein, whose amino-acid sequence is MDFSTDSLVSHEKKKKAIDFEKITNEQSFSDILHHIFWGISSANQQEFFESLVFHLTQVLKIDYAFISQLEGDDAVNTLAGCFRGNKCDNCVYQLSNTPCEIVIKEGKYTCFDNIKKVFTNDILIQKNNIESYIGRALYDQTGKIIGILCVMSCSPLHNAKLLPKIIDIFAISAARELEKKQADQDLDKLNKTLEELVQKRTNQLEIINQNLRREIKRRKNTEFQLIKQENKFKDLVYNIDNGIILVDTEGKIKFANPAALAIFEQPLQSLLEYDFGIPIVSNKPVELEIIKAKNKTGFVEMNVTFTEWEKESVYLVSIREITERKKAEEALIKAKEEADLANQAKTEFLANVSHELRTPMNAILGFAELLKLKLKAQEPPIYEYIETIYNSSNSLLSLINDLLDINQVEAGKIELNYHGFSVRTLLTEIINIFSNQASKQQLQLLVDIQDNVPEFINFDSLRLRQILVNLIGNSLKFTSKGYIKVSLSMQNLYGNYGTLKIEVQDTGIGIKDEDKQQIFEAFIQSQGQDNYRYGGNGLGLFITQKITEFLGGTITLDSEWGEGSTFTLMFADVEIVNSTNVLQQESCEITLNDIETMTILVVDNIPEHCDLIEGYFVGTEHNLMFANQKEIAINFIKSHCVDIILMNLEFDTINNSLEVLKILRRQNKTQYTPVISMTDLPLDMAENHQTLFQGVLKQPIHYSQLVQVLSKISLEKEEPKSNIDFSLTASDYQVITNVFDLLGKLQEIEEDSWNRIRQRMILSELQTFAHDLEHLGQTYNCPILMNYSEILANYLSILDIEQLSNTLEKFPQIRVSLLDYSNCVNRDWNSQP